The Coffea eugenioides isolate CCC68of unplaced genomic scaffold, Ceug_1.0 ScVebR1_91;HRSCAF=434, whole genome shotgun sequence genome includes a window with the following:
- the LOC113759127 gene encoding kinesin-like protein KIN-7O, whose protein sequence is MEMTIASLEEELQVTRGEKEEAILKAESLASELHALSEELNMTNVELAALKEEVTCLESSLEEYKSQNQNLKVSVDMMIQEKEELTMQLTDALLLTEEGKAIWSAKEKASIVAIEEKSRLYNAEIALLLHEMSAVKKELDFSSKQCKFIEDRLMLSEKDLELEKKYSAEKSLEIDKLREDLLTSDDQSKRTQETLSLQLEKLQMELVKLRKQKEDPLAQLGEFDARSLPSKELQVEELSGRLSSLEAKINKDEVINNKEKAKLRMRLRYTQLKLEVCRTRHKEALDELDLMNKKYEAASTKLKNQLASYGIEVLNLKKQLAAVKEH, encoded by the exons ATGGAAATGACCATTGCTTCTCTGGAGGAGGAATTACAGGTCACACGTGGAGAAAAAGAAGAGGCTATTTTGAAAGCTGAAAGTTTGGCTTCCGAGTTACATGCCTTATCAGAAGAGTTAAACATGACAAATGTGGAACTGGCTGCATTGAAGGAAGAAGTTACATGCCTT GAATCAAGTCTGGAGGAATACAAGTCTCAAAATCAGAATTTGAAAGTATCTGTTGATATGATGATTCAGGAAAAGGAAGAGTTGACAATG CAACTCACTGATGCCCTTTTGCTAACTGAGGAGGGGAAGGCAATATGGTCTGCAAAAGAAAAGGCTTCAATTGTAGCCATTGAAGAAAAGTCAAGATTGTATAATGCTGAGATTGCCTTGTTACTACATGAAATGTCAGCG GTTAAAAAGGAGCTGGACTTTTCTAGTAAGCAATGCAAGTTCATTGAGGACAGATTGATGCTTTCAGAGAAAGATTTAGAGTTGGAGAAGAAAtacag TGCAGAGAAATCATTGGAGATTGATAAGCTCAGAGAAGATTTACTGACTTCTGATGATCAAAGTAAAAGGACTCAGGAG ACTCTAAGTTTACAACTGGAAAAGCTTCAAATGGAGTTAGTTAAGCTcaggaaacaaaaagaagacCCGTTAGCTCAGTTGGGCGAGTTTGATGCTAGGTCACTTCCTTCGAAAGAACTTCAG GTGGAGGAATTGAGCGGGAGATTGTCTAGTCTGGAAGCCAAAATAAACAAG GATGAAGTCATCAACAACAAGGAAAAAGCAAAGCTCAGGATGAGACttcggtatacacaacttaaacTGGAGGTGTGTCGAACTAGACACAAGGAGGCCTTGGATGAGTTGGATCTTATGAACAAGAAGTATGAAGCAGCATCAACAAAATTGAAGAATCAATTAGCTTCTTACGGGATTGAAGTCCTGAACCTGAAGAAACAGCTTGCTGCTGTGAAGGAACACTGA